The region CCGCGAATATTCGCCATTCAAACGAACATCTTTCACTCCGGGGATACGTCCAAATTCATTTTTTAATTCTTCTGCAATCAGGCTGAGTGCTCTATTGGAGCGTTCGCCTACTAAAATCACATTGAGTGCAGGCAACCACTCATCAATAGCAATTTCTGTAAATTTAGGGGGGTCCATTCTTTCCGGCAGGTCATTTTGAATAGATAAAACCTTGAAGCGTAACTCGTCGTATAGCTTTTGATAGTCTGAATCATCAATAAATTTGACAAGAATAGAGCTTCGCTCCCGATATGAACGAGAACGGATATATTCAACTTGCTCCAGACTCTCTAGCGCCTCTTCGATCTCTCTTGTCACAAGCGATTCGACATCAGAAGGTGATGCACCGGGGAGAAATGCGCTTATGTGTACTTTGCCCATTTTCACATACGGCATTCTATCCACAGGAATGGTAAGAATACTTATGACGCCAAGGATCATAAGTACCACAAAAGCGAGATTCACCAGTACTTTTTGATTAAGTGTAAAAGCAATTAGTGAACGCATGCCTTCTCCCTAAAACCCTGATTGTGGCGGGTTGAGTATAAAACGCTCTCCTGCTGAAATATCCTTTGAGCGCACGCGTTTGGCTCCGTCTTTCCCTCCGTTCCCCATAATAATAACAGGCACTTCTTCACCATTTTCCCGAACAAGGTATGCCTCTTCATACCCTTGAACCAGTGCACTTTCCGGAACAACAACTGCCCCTTTTGCTTCATCCATCGGTAAATGAAGATCAGCACGAATACCGCCACGCTTTTCGATAGGAAACTTTTCGATAGCTAGATCAACCTTAATTTTTCGCATTCCGGGATCATAATCAGGAGAAATATGCTCTATGCGTGCCTCAACTTTTTCACCAAGTTCAGGCAGGTTGACCACAATTTTTTTCATTTTTTGCAAGGTAATCAATTCCGAAGGTGTCAGTGCAAGGGGGACAAGCAACACGTTGAAATCACCTATCTTAGCAAGTTCATCTCCTACCCCTACAAGCTCTCCCGGTTCGATATAGCGCTCAATAACCTTCCAGCCTTCAGGGGCAACAATGGAATGGCGTTTCTTGTGTTCACGCAAAATCAGCTCTTCAACTTTCAGTGCATCCGCAGCTTCACGGGCAGATTCTAAATCACGTTCAAGCGCATCTAGCGTTGTCTGCGCGGCGTGTTTTTTTTCGATAAGAGTTCGATACCTGCCAGCTTCTTTTTTATAAAACGTTACTGCGGTTTGATTTGCCTGCTGTTTGTCGAGGTTCCGCAAGATATCCAGATCAATAAACGTTGGATCAAGCTTCGCGAATATGCCCTCTTTGCCAATAGAATCACCAACATCGGCATAGACTTTAAGACACCGGGCATTTTCTTCACTGGATATAGTGATAACCTTTCGTGGACGGGTAAAACCAGTCATCTTCACATGACGCTTTGCCGCCTTTGCTACAAAGACTTCCTTGCTATAAGCAATCTCGACAAATGCCAGAAGAATAATCAGAATAAGAAAGAAAACTTTGCGCCACATATATGCTCCTTCCGCTCTGCCGACTGAAACACTGCACAACACACCAGTACCCGAATACGAATGCAGCAATAACACTTCTAATTTATTTACTATTATTTTTACTTATTTACCCCCTTACGTCGATTATCTTTGCTTCATCACACCGGTATCTAATCACACAAAAAAGCTGTCCTTCTAAAAGAAAGACAGCTTTAAAAGAATGATGACCATCCACCATAAAAAAGTCAGAAACCTTACGGCTCCTGACTTTTTACAAATCAACGTTGTATGTGTTGGTTACTTTTGGCAGACAAGAAATAGAGCGACTTGCCCCAAAAACAACTATGGTTGGTTTGATATTATTTCACCAACGACTTACCAGCCATTGCCTTGCGTAATTCCAGCACAGTGGCGGTAATATCATCCGCGCCCACTATTTCAGAAACAATTGCACAACAACGAGCACCATGCTGTGCTACATCATGAATATTGTGCAGCTTAATTCCACCAATAGCCACATGAGGAATAGAGTGTTGCTGCGTTACATACTCAAGGTACTCATACCCAACTGGTGCACATACGTCTTTCTTAGTTTGCGTCGCAAAAATAGGACCCACACCAATGTAATCAGCACCAACTTCAATAGCGCGCTTGCACTCTTCTGGTGAATGCGTGGAAAGTCCGATAATTTTATCTGCGCCGACAAGCTGGCGAACCTGCTGCACAGGGATATCTTCCTGCCCTACATGTACGCCGTCTGCATCACACAGCATTGCAATATCAACGTAGTCATTCACAATAAATTTGCAGCCTGCCTGCTTTGTCATAGCGCGTATTTGCAAGCACTCTTCCAACATCACACCGGATTTTTTATCTTTTTCTCTATACTGAAGAACCTTAATGCCTGCTTTAAGCATTGCATCAACGACTTCAATATTAGAACGCCCTTTTGACAGACCTTCATCTGTCAATGCATAGAGGTCAGTATCCAAAATTTCTTGAAAATTCATGTTATTTCCCCAAAATATGCGTTAACACAACATCTGCCTGCATAGCGGCTGCCATAAGCACTTTGGGCGCCATAGGCGGATGATCGGCAATATCGGTTGTAAAATCACCTACAAGCACGGCATCATCACGAATCTGCCGTTTTTGCATGTACGGCTCACCCCATCCAGCCATGCCGGATGCTGAAACATACAGACGCGGGTCTGGTAAATATTTTTCCGCCATCATCTTTTTTCCATCCACACTATCAAGTGCTTCAATAATGATGTCGCATTCTGCAAAAAGCTGTTCTGCTGTTTCGGGTGTAATACGTTTGTTATGTACGGCAATGTCTAATGTACTGTCTATACGCAGCAAATTAGATTTACACACATCAACCTTGGCTCCCCCTACCTGCTCTTCAAAAAAGAACTGACGATTCAGGTTGGAGAAATCCACAGTATCGTAATCAACAATAACAAACTTGCGGACACCACTCCGAGCCAGCATAAACGCACAGTTAGAACCTAACCCGCCGCAACCTGCTATGCCGACAGTTACGGAAGCAAGACGTGCTCGCTGCTCTGGTGTCAGATAACGGGATAAACCTTTTTGCAACGAAGACGTGTCAGTCATACCAGAACCCTGCATAACCTAGAATGGTTCCCAATCTTTGAATATTGGCTGGAATCCTCGGGCTTCAATAGCGCTGCACATTTCCTCAACGCTTCGCGGATCAGAAATTTCAAACTGTTCAGTGCTGCTGTTATCAGCAGTGTGACCACCTACAGCGGTTGTCACTCCGGCAGACATTTTAGTTACACCAAGCGGCATCAAGTTATCACGCAATACTGCCGGTTCCCGTGTAGACACAGTTATTCCCACACTTGGCAGGAAAATGCGCTGCGCCAGCATAAGCTGCACTAAATGTTTATCTGTAACGATAGATGCGGGTTGATACGAGCCAGCATGAGGACGCATACGAGGCAAAGAAATAGCGATATTAGTACCAGGATACTTGCGCTGCAAGTACTCTGCATGCACACCTGTGTAGAATGCATCACGCTGCCATACCGATTCAAGCCCGAGCAGTGCCCCAACGTTCACCGTACGCATTCCCGCTTTACAACCGCGCTCCGGTGCATCCAGTCTGAAACCGTAATCCCGTTTAGGACCTTTAGGATGCAGTTCTTCGTACAACGGTTTGTTGTACGTCTCCTGATAAATCGTCAGACCATCCACACCACGGTCGATGAGGTATGCATACTCATCCTGGGTCATTGCGTAGACTTCAATACTGATAGAAGAAAAATACTCACGAAGAATATTAGAACAGTCGCCTATGTATTCAACGGTCGATTTTGCTGGCGCATCACCAGTAAGAATAAGAATATGTTTCAAACCCGTTGCAGCAATTGCCTGCGCTTCTTTGGTCAATTCTTCCGCAGTCAACTGCATGCGTGAAATCTTGTTAGCTGTATTAAAGCCACAGTATACACACTGGTTAGTACAGTAGTTGGCAAGATACAAAGGAGTAAACAATTGAATTGTTCTGCCGAAATGACGCAATGAAATTTCATTTGCTTTCCGCGCCATAACTTCCAGCATGCCCTCTGCCGCCGGAGAAAGAAGAGTAAGGTAGTCATGCGGAGTTAACGAATACTTTGCAAGCACCCTTTCCACATCAGCCGGTTGCACAGCAGCAAGATACGCTGCCATATCCAGCGTATCATACTGTGCGAGAACTTCTGAAAATCCCATATTACATACCGCCTAAAAAGCCGGTCAATGGTGATGATGCATCTGCTGTGCCTGTCGAAACAGTAGCGGTCTGGGCAAGGTATGCCGCTCGACCTGCACGCACAGCCTCGCCGAAAGCCCGTCCCATTGCGACAGGATCACCTGCGGCTGCGATAGCAGTGTTTACAAGACAGGCAGCCGCGCCCATCTCCATAGCTTCACAAGCCTGAGACGGAGCACCGATTCCTGCATCAACAATAATCGGCAATGAAATTTCATCAATCAGGATACGAACCATTTCTTTTGTTTTAAGCCCGCGATTGCTGCCAATAGGAGCACCAAGCGGCATTACCGCAGCAGCTCCGGCATTAACAAGGTCACGCGCTATATACAAATCCGCATTAACATACGGCAGCACTACAAAACCTTCTTTTGCAAGAATCTCTGTAGCTTTTGCGGTTTCGTATCCATCCGGCAACAAATACTTATTGTCGGAAATAACTTCAATTTTAATCCAGTCCCCACATCCGGCTGCGCGCGCCAGACGAGCAATTCGCACTGCTTCGTCGGCGTTACGCGCACCGGACGTATTAGGCAACAACTGCATGTGCTTAGGAATGTGCTGCATAACATTCCCTGTAGCTGCGTTTGTGTCGACTCTGCGTAACGCAACCGTAATGACCTGAGATCCGGACGATGCACACACATCAGGAATAATTGTATCTGAGCCATATTTACCGGTTCCGGTAAAAAGTCTGCTGGTCAGGCTGACTCCGCCGATAACCAATGCGTCGTTGTTGTTCGCTTCCATTAGCCCCCTCCTACGAATTGCAGGATTTCCAATATATCCCCGTCAGTAAGTACGGTAGTTCCAAAATCATCAGCCGTCACAACGGTTCGGTTCAGTTCAACGACAACCGCTTTCACATCCACGCCGTTGCCCTGCAAATATTCAAGCAGGGTTGTGTCGTCATCGCACAGTTGCATCTGACCGTTTACAGTTAGTTGCATATAGGGTTCCTTTGCTGCTTTAAGCACATAAAAAAAGCTTGCACGAAGGCAAGCTTAGAATACGGGTTAAGTACTCAGCCTTCCTCCGGCGGTATAAACCGCGTCAGGTTCAAAGGGTCTGAACAACATGTTCACTCTCAGCCCGAAGACTCCCCTAGCTGTATGTAGACACACCCTGTATGGCATAAAACGCTGTGCGCCCTATGCTACAGGCATAAAAAAAAGCTTACCCCTTCGGATAAGCCTACAGTTATGGTACTATTACGCTTTCCTCCGGTGGTATAAACCACATCAGGTTCAAGGGTCAGAACTCGTTCGCTCACTCTCAGCCCGAAGGCTCCCCTAGCTGTTGAAATTTTTATAGTCAGAATTAGCAATTCTGTAAAGTTGTTTATTTAACCAATACCATTATTTTATGCCCAACCCCCTATTTTATTGAAGTATACTAATGCACCACACAAAAAGAATCCTTACCTTGATGCGTGTTACCTTTTTTTATATCGTCACACATGGTAGGCAATTTTTTATCACTACATGGAAGCCACGTTCTTTTGAACTCATCTATAAAGCCTTTGCAGGAGCCATCATGCGTTTTCCAACCATAGTCCTGACACTTTTCATTTTCTGTTTATTCTCACAAACCGCTTTCGCTCACAAAGTAAATGTATTCGCATGGACAGAAGGAACAACTGTTCATACGGAGTCGTACTTTTCTAGCGGCAATAAAGCGCAAAGCAGCACCATCACTGCGACAGATCAAAAAACAGGCAAGGTGCTGGCAACAGGAAAAACAGACAGCAAAGGTGAATGGTCTTTCACACTGTCACCTGAAGCTTTGAATGCCAAAGACCCTATCGTCATTACGCTTAATGCAGGGCAAGGTCATACAGGAACCTGGACACTGGAAGCAGAAGATTTTGCAGGGGAAGCTCCAAAGCAGACAACCAACGCTTCCGCAGAAACTGTCTGTAAAATACCTTCTCCGGCACCACAGAAGACAGCCCCCGCCGCAACAATCACCCTGACTGAAGAGCAGTTACAAACACTTATACGCAGCGCCGTACATGAAGAATTAATTCCGCTTAATGCCAAACTTTCGAAACTTAATGCGCAAATCCTTCAGCCTAAAACAACCATGAAGGATATTTTCGGGGGGATTGGCTACATTTTAGGACTACTTGGTCTTGCAGCCTTTATGCAGTACCGCAAGAAGGCGTAGCGGCTGTTGTATGGAACGAGCCTTCCATGCGAAGGGAAGATTACGCCCCACATATTGCTCTTCTTCCATAAAAACACTATGACGCGGCAGACATCTCATGAAAAAGGAGCCTCGCATGGCTAAATCCAAAAAAGAACAGCAAAAGATAAAAAAACGCATTGCTGCCATCAAACGCCGCAAGGCATCAACTGCTGATGATTTTTCCGATACCGTTATGAAGTTTTGCAAGCCGCTTCTCGCAGAATCAGAAAGCTTGAGCGGAGATGATAACGCCATCGGTCTTGGTGTATTTGCATGGAACGCATCATTCCTTACCCGTGACCGCTGGGAAAACGGTCTGCACCGCTCTCTTGAACAATTTGATCTTACTGACGAAACCAAAACGACTCTTGTTGATATTGTAGAAGAAATGGTTCGCCAGAAAGAAGTTATGTTCCCGAATGACCTTCGTGTCATTACTGACTACAAAGTGCATGAAACTGAGGAAGGTCCTATCCTCACAGTTGATGCCAAGCTTGCTAAAAAAGCCCTGCTTCCTTCTTTTAAAGGTGTGCCTAAAGCGTAGTCCTTTTCGCCAAAGACAGTTACATTTAAAAAGTCAGAAGCTTGCACAGCCCAAACTGTGCATAGCTCCTGACTTTTATTTTTTCTCTACACAAGGGTTCAGCACCCTGTCATCGCTGTGCAGTTTTCTATTTTAGAATACAGGTTCCCTATTAATCAGGACCAGGGCAAGCTACGTTGCTCAGTTCTTCAATCTTGCCATTTTTCAGACGCCATTCATAAATGCCCTGCATATCCATGAACATCTGGAACATCTGGAAGAAACCATGCCAGTGAGCATAGTCTGGACCATTCATAGCTGCACCCTGACGGGCGCGGCGTCCTTCATGGTGCCACAGGTAGTACATCATACGCTGGAAGCCATCTCTCCATGGGTCATCCCCAAGCAGATTCTTCGCTGCAAGCTCTTTCTTCATAGCCACTGCTTTATCCCAGTAGATATTGTAAAGCTTCACAGAAGCATCGAGCGTATCCATTGTGGCATTTGTATGGAGTGTTGAGTGGCAGTTTTTACAAACTAAACGCATTCGTTTTGCACCTTCGAGTCCAGCACCACGAGTGCCTTCGCGAATTTCCGAACGCTTGCTGTACAGCTTCCACTTCAGACGGGTTTCAGGGTTATGTGTGGTAGTCAGTTCACCAATACCGCTTAAGTGGCATACTGCACAGGTAGGTGCATCATAATCACCCGGCTCCCATGTATCTGGAGCTGCGGTGAAGTTCCAATTTTCACCATGTGCTGCGTACACTTGTCCGTGCTTGGACTGGTGATAAATTTCAATATTCGGATGATCCGGTCCAAGGTGACATGTTCCGCAAGATTCAGGCTTACGAGCTTCTGCAATGGAAAACATGTGGCGTGTGTGACAAACCGAGCAGTTACCTACAGAACCATCAGGGTATCTCTGCCCCGGACCAGCTGGCCATGTCATGTTGATAGGCTTATTGTCTGCACCAATTTCAATAATGGTACCATGACACATCTGACAACCGGAGGCACGCGGTGCCATTCCTTCCGGACTATTCCGATCAACACCCATAAAGCCCAGACCTTCATAATAATGCATGAGCTTATCAAATGTCGGGTTATTCATAATCGGTTCTGAGGATGGCTTTGCATGGGAGCTTTCAAGGAACTGTGAAACTTCCACAGGGTGGCAACGGGAACATGTTTTTGAAGATACCATCGGGCTGGTATAAATATTGGTTCCGCGTACACCTTCACACTGGCTCGCCATAGGAGAGGTCTTTTCTACTACGTGACAGTCGTAACAGGAAACCTGTGCATGAGCCATGCGACCATTTCTCCAGTTATCAACAATGCCGGGAGTCTTTTTAGAGTGACATTCAATACATTTTTTCGCATCTTCAGAAAAACCACGCTGTACGAGAATCTGCTTATGCAGTCCTCCAAGGGTTGCATCCCCTTGCGACATGGCTTTCGGTGGCTTTTGCTGCATGCTCTCCTCAGCACCGGCAATGCCCGCGCCCAACATGCAACAGATCACCATTCCTAATAGGATTACCAAGGTCCTCCGTATCTTCATTCCATTTCCTCCACACACTTTCAGGTTTTCATGAGTAACTATCGTTATGAATCCCTGTTGAAATACTGGTTCACGTAATGCATCATGTCTTTATGCCCCACATGTTCATGGCATTTCACACATCTGAGCTTATTTTCTTTTCTCAGATATTCACGGTGTGCCAAAATCGCTTTTATCCCCATCTTCGGAGACAATAATCTTGTATGGCATTTGAGACAGGAACTATCGTACGTGTAATCTTCACGGTATTTGCGCCGCGCCGCCCAGTCATACGTATAGGGGTCGATTATCATATTCATTATAACATCGCGTGTACCGGTATACGCTTTGGCTGCAACGTACTCTACGAGGGTGCCATGTGGCAGATGGCAATCCACGCATTGGGCAACAACCCCTTGTGGGTTGTTACCTCCATGAACCGAGGCAAGCCATGACTGCCTGAACGGTTTCATTACATGGCACGTTACGCAAAAGGTATCAGTATTCGTCAGTGCAATCATATGACCAGAAGCCAATACAAGAACGATACTTAATACAACACCGGCTACACCCCCTACCAACAATAGTTTTTTTCGTTTTCTCCTATCGTTGCGCTGAGGCATAAACCTCCCCTTTGCCAATAAT is a window of Halodesulfovibrio sp. DNA encoding:
- a CDS encoding HlyD family efflux transporter periplasmic adaptor subunit; its protein translation is MWRKVFFLILIILLAFVEIAYSKEVFVAKAAKRHVKMTGFTRPRKVITISSEENARCLKVYADVGDSIGKEGIFAKLDPTFIDLDILRNLDKQQANQTAVTFYKKEAGRYRTLIEKKHAAQTTLDALERDLESAREAADALKVEELILREHKKRHSIVAPEGWKVIERYIEPGELVGVGDELAKIGDFNVLLVPLALTPSELITLQKMKKIVVNLPELGEKVEARIEHISPDYDPGMRKIKVDLAIEKFPIEKRGGIRADLHLPMDEAKGAVVVPESALVQGYEEAYLVRENGEEVPVIIMGNGGKDGAKRVRSKDISAGERFILNPPQSGF
- the thiE gene encoding thiamine phosphate synthase, whose protein sequence is MNFQEILDTDLYALTDEGLSKGRSNIEVVDAMLKAGIKVLQYREKDKKSGVMLEECLQIRAMTKQAGCKFIVNDYVDIAMLCDADGVHVGQEDIPVQQVRQLVGADKIIGLSTHSPEECKRAIEVGADYIGVGPIFATQTKKDVCAPVGYEYLEYVTQQHSIPHVAIGGIKLHNIHDVAQHGARCCAIVSEIVGADDITATVLELRKAMAGKSLVK
- the thiF gene encoding sulfur carrier protein ThiS adenylyltransferase ThiF, with protein sequence MTDTSSLQKGLSRYLTPEQRARLASVTVGIAGCGGLGSNCAFMLARSGVRKFVIVDYDTVDFSNLNRQFFFEEQVGGAKVDVCKSNLLRIDSTLDIAVHNKRITPETAEQLFAECDIIIEALDSVDGKKMMAEKYLPDPRLYVSASGMAGWGEPYMQKRQIRDDAVLVGDFTTDIADHPPMAPKVLMAAAMQADVVLTHILGK
- the thiH gene encoding 2-iminoacetate synthase ThiH, whose product is MGFSEVLAQYDTLDMAAYLAAVQPADVERVLAKYSLTPHDYLTLLSPAAEGMLEVMARKANEISLRHFGRTIQLFTPLYLANYCTNQCVYCGFNTANKISRMQLTAEELTKEAQAIAATGLKHILILTGDAPAKSTVEYIGDCSNILREYFSSISIEVYAMTQDEYAYLIDRGVDGLTIYQETYNKPLYEELHPKGPKRDYGFRLDAPERGCKAGMRTVNVGALLGLESVWQRDAFYTGVHAEYLQRKYPGTNIAISLPRMRPHAGSYQPASIVTDKHLVQLMLAQRIFLPSVGITVSTREPAVLRDNLMPLGVTKMSAGVTTAVGGHTADNSSTEQFEISDPRSVEEMCSAIEARGFQPIFKDWEPF
- a CDS encoding thiazole synthase, producing the protein MEANNNDALVIGGVSLTSRLFTGTGKYGSDTIIPDVCASSGSQVITVALRRVDTNAATGNVMQHIPKHMQLLPNTSGARNADEAVRIARLARAAGCGDWIKIEVISDNKYLLPDGYETAKATEILAKEGFVVLPYVNADLYIARDLVNAGAAAVMPLGAPIGSNRGLKTKEMVRILIDEISLPIIVDAGIGAPSQACEAMEMGAAACLVNTAIAAAGDPVAMGRAFGEAVRAGRAAYLAQTATVSTGTADASSPLTGFLGGM
- the thiS gene encoding sulfur carrier protein ThiS, which produces MQLTVNGQMQLCDDDTTLLEYLQGNGVDVKAVVVELNRTVVTADDFGTTVLTDGDILEILQFVGGG
- a CDS encoding multiheme c-type cytochrome, which gives rise to MKIRRTLVILLGMVICCMLGAGIAGAEESMQQKPPKAMSQGDATLGGLHKQILVQRGFSEDAKKCIECHSKKTPGIVDNWRNGRMAHAQVSCYDCHVVEKTSPMASQCEGVRGTNIYTSPMVSSKTCSRCHPVEVSQFLESSHAKPSSEPIMNNPTFDKLMHYYEGLGFMGVDRNSPEGMAPRASGCQMCHGTIIEIGADNKPINMTWPAGPGQRYPDGSVGNCSVCHTRHMFSIAEARKPESCGTCHLGPDHPNIEIYHQSKHGQVYAAHGENWNFTAAPDTWEPGDYDAPTCAVCHLSGIGELTTTHNPETRLKWKLYSKRSEIREGTRGAGLEGAKRMRLVCKNCHSTLHTNATMDTLDASVKLYNIYWDKAVAMKKELAAKNLLGDDPWRDGFQRMMYYLWHHEGRRARQGAAMNGPDYAHWHGFFQMFQMFMDMQGIYEWRLKNGKIEELSNVACPGPD
- a CDS encoding NapC/NirT family cytochrome c; translation: MPQRNDRRKRKKLLLVGGVAGVVLSIVLVLASGHMIALTNTDTFCVTCHVMKPFRQSWLASVHGGNNPQGVVAQCVDCHLPHGTLVEYVAAKAYTGTRDVIMNMIIDPYTYDWAARRKYREDYTYDSSCLKCHTRLLSPKMGIKAILAHREYLRKENKLRCVKCHEHVGHKDMMHYVNQYFNRDS